The genomic stretch TTACCCGTGTGATATGAGCCCTCTTAATAAACTTGGCCCCGCTCAACCGAACGGGGCCTTTTTTTTAGATGCACTTCCAGGAAGCTATCAGAAGCTTTTTTCTAGCGAGATGCGGAAATTCCGTCCTGGTTGTGGGACCACTGCTTTGAGCGGCGATGAGTGCTGACGAATTTCTTCATCGGTCAGATTAAGGCCCGCAATGCGCACTTTCAGTGTCGGGTCAGATTTTATCGGCGTTATGCTGATGAAGGCATTCAGTGCCGTATAGCTGTCCGTTGGCAGCTCAAATGGCGCAACGGAATTCTGTTCCGCAGCATAATCAACTTCACCCCGCACTATGAGATAGTCACTCTCAGCTTGCAGGCCGAGGAGCAGGCCAAGTGGTGGAATCTGTGGAAGATTGTCGTTGTTCACAACATCTTTCTCAGCTTCGACTTTTTCCAGAACAGCGTCTGCGGTCCAGACCGTTTTCCCATCGTCGCTTAGGATGACATCACCGGCGATCTCAAAGCCCCGGAAAACTGTATCCGCGGCCTGGAATTCATAGATCGGCAATTCATCTTCTTCTCCGCCAGTGGCGCCAAGGAAGATAAAGTCATCATAAGTTGTATGGAAGACATTGAAGGACAAGGAGGCGACTTCATTTCTGAAGCGGATCGCTGCTTCTATGCCTGTTGCGGTCTCTGTATCGAGAGTATTGTCGCCAATTTCAAACTGATTTGTGGCGAGGTGTGGGCCATTTGAGAACAACTCTTCCGTTGCTGGCGCACGTTCTGTACGGAAGATTGTGCCACCAACACGCCAGTTTTCGTTGAAGTGATAATCCGCACCACCAGAAACACTGAATGTATCGAACTCACGCTCGACATTGTTGGTGTCATCTGTATGGGACGTGTTTTCAAACCGTGCAGCGCCTTCGAAGTGCCAGTCGCCAACATTCGTTTCCTGGAACGTAAAGAGGCCAATCTGCTCTGATGTGGTTGGCGGGACAAAGGCTTCTTCACCAATGGCGGAGAATTCGTTGTCGTTATATTGCAGGCCAACAGCGCCTTTCCATTCGCCGCGCGGGCGCTGGATCAACTCAAGTCGTGTTTCAAAGCCTTCATTCGTGAAGACAGTGCCCACTTCGCCTGGTCCTTCAAATTCAATATGTTCGTAGTCAGCATAGCCTGCAAAAATATTGATTTTTTCGAATGTGGCACCATCAAGAGCCAGTTCACCATTCAGGTCATAGCGGGTCTGTTCGAGTTCGATGAAGACATTTTCTTCTTCTTCCTCTTCTTCGTCACCGCCTTCTTCTTCACCCTCCTCATGGTGATGGTGACCGCCGCCTGGCACACCATATTCAGAATTGGCCTGTTTGACAGCGAGGCCAATGAAGCCTCTGTCTGAAACGAAAGAGAGGCCAGCGGCGAGTGTGTCGGTTTTGGTGAAGGAATTTTCGAGGACATCACGTGCTTCTTCTTCCTCCTCTTCTTCACCTTCGCCTTCCTCAGCAGCACGCTGGAATGCTGATTCTGCAAAGCCCGGGATGTCGTAGTCATCCGTATCGCGATAGGTGCCCTCAATATGGAGGACAATGTCGGCTGTGCCTGCCTTGCCAAGCAGGAAGTTGGCAGCGCCGGCCAGTTCCGAGCCGTCATCAACAGTGCTGGCCGTGGCGCGCAGAACGCCATCAATGCCGTCTTCCGGCACTTCGCGTGGGATGCGACCGTCAATTATGTTTACAACACCGCCTGTTGCGCCCGATCCGTATCGCAGAATGCCGCTGCCGCGGACAACTTCAACACGCTCTGCCAGTGCAGGTTCTGCCGCAACCGCATGATCCGGGCTGATAGATGACGCGTCCACTGTGCCGATGCCATTATCCAGAACACGGACACGGCTGCCACCCTGGCCGCGAATAATTGGTCGGCTGGCTCCTGGGCCAAAGAATGTAGAGGTGACGCCGGGTTCGGATTTGAGTGTTTCACCGATAGTGCCGTTGAGCCGGTTGGCAAGCTCATCACCATCAAGAACGGATACGCCGACAAGGCTTTCGTCAACGGATGTGTTGATGGGAGAGCCGGTCACGAAGATTTCGTCTTCTGTTGAAGAATCCTCATTTTGCGCCAGGGCACCGGAAAAAAGGAATGGTGTGGCACATAAAAGTGCAGACGTTGCGCTGGTTAAGCGCAGTGATTTGATAGACATGGAATTTCTCCTGAAACTGAATAAAGCGTCGCCCAGGGTTCAAGGACGGACGCAACTGAATTTTTTTGTGAGATTATTCAGTTTGCAGGGGGTGCACGGGCGGAGGGGTGTGCGAGGGTTGTTGTACACCTGGCGGTCACTTCTGCGACCGGTTGATCTGAGGCAGGTCTGGCGAAAACAAGGGCAGAAGTATTATC from Parvularcula sp. IMCC14364 encodes the following:
- a CDS encoding TonB-dependent receptor, with the protein product MSIKSLRLTSATSALLCATPFLFSGALAQNEDSSTEDEIFVTGSPINTSVDESLVGVSVLDGDELANRLNGTIGETLKSEPGVTSTFFGPGASRPIIRGQGGSRVRVLDNGIGTVDASSISPDHAVAAEPALAERVEVVRGSGILRYGSGATGGVVNIIDGRIPREVPEDGIDGVLRATASTVDDGSELAGAANFLLGKAGTADIVLHIEGTYRDTDDYDIPGFAESAFQRAAEEGEGEEEEEEEARDVLENSFTKTDTLAAGLSFVSDRGFIGLAVKQANSEYGVPGGGHHHHEEGEEEGGDEEEEEEENVFIELEQTRYDLNGELALDGATFEKINIFAGYADYEHIEFEGPGEVGTVFTNEGFETRLELIQRPRGEWKGAVGLQYNDNEFSAIGEEAFVPPTTSEQIGLFTFQETNVGDWHFEGAARFENTSHTDDTNNVEREFDTFSVSGGADYHFNENWRVGGTIFRTERAPATEELFSNGPHLATNQFEIGDNTLDTETATGIEAAIRFRNEVASLSFNVFHTTYDDFIFLGATGGEEDELPIYEFQAADTVFRGFEIAGDVILSDDGKTVWTADAVLEKVEAEKDVVNNDNLPQIPPLGLLLGLQAESDYLIVRGEVDYAAEQNSVAPFELPTDSYTALNAFISITPIKSDPTLKVRIAGLNLTDEEIRQHSSPLKAVVPQPGRNFRISLEKSF